From Cygnus olor isolate bCygOlo1 chromosome 17, bCygOlo1.pri.v2, whole genome shotgun sequence:
CTGGAGGGCAGCACCGGCAGAGACAGCCCCCACATCCCTGGTGCTGCCTGTGCCTCGCCTGGCACTGATGGACTCCTGCATCACTTTTCGGTTCTTTACACGTCCAAGTACCGCGAGCTTCAGCGGCTCCGAGGCTAATTACATCGGGCAGGTGCTGAAGTAACACGGTGCAACTTCCTCGGCTGCCTCACAGTGCCGGGGATAATTGGTTAatgtttaaatgattttgatttaattCCCAGCCCCTGCAGTGGAGATGAGCAGGGGAGGCCGTGCAGGGCGGGAGGCGTGGGGCAGGGCTCTCCTGCCCGGagtggggcagcagggagccgCGGGGCTCCCGGGGGAGCGTGGGGCAAGATCTGCCCAGGACTCAGCACAGAGGGGGCTGAGCACCCGGGGTGGGTGCTGCCTGTTACCTCTGTGTGTCTTGTTAAAGGCATCcctgggagggaagaaaagcccTGCAAGGCGCTGGCCCCGCAGGAATGTCACAGGAGAGCCTGGTGCTGgtgcaagcagctgcagcatcGCAGCCCTGTGCGGAGGCAGGCTGGGAACGACCCTGGGCTGCTCCTCGGCTGCACTGGGAGCAGTGCACGAGgcccctctgcttccctgaGGGCAGATCCTGAACCCTCCGGAGTACGGGTGAGATCTGCCTCTGGTGACGAGCGGGCACAAAGCCTGGCTGTCCCGTGGGGCGTCAGcgcagtgctggggctgccagggccGTTGCAGGCAGCGTCCCCAGCACCGCCAGCATCCCTGCGCTGCACTGGTGCTCACAGCATCCTGCAGGGCCCAGCCGAGCTCCATCCCTGCCCAGGCcagggccctgcagcagctcgaGTGGCAGAGCCGCCAGCTCCaagaatattttgtgaaattgtatttatttatttatttatttaaatcttgaATTTTCTTGGCAGGAAATAGAATTTCCCTAAAGAGATTTTCTAGTGGGTGAGCAAGCCTGCCAGTCTGAGTTAAGGATCCCTCCTGGCTTCCCAGCAGACTTTTTAGGAGCTGACACAGGTTCCGTCTCCGATCAGAGCAGGAACTTGTCCTCCGCAGCCCCGGCAGGAAGCGGCGCATATGGAGCCTTTCGCAGCGGCTGACGGTCCCTGGCGCGCGGCCACCGCCTTCGTCTGGAGCTGCCAGCTGCTCCGGAAAGGAAGGGGTCCCCTGGGGGTGCCCGTGACCTGGCACTGCCACCTCGCTCTCCGTGACGTCCCCACGCCCCGGCCTGGCTGAGCGGGGCTGAGCGGGTGGCAGAGCGGTGCCTGCGCCCCGTGGCACCCGCgaaggggctggggacaccgcGGCTCCAGGGGAATGCTGCGCCTTCCTCCGCTCCTCTGGGCTCCGTCTGCCCAATGTCCCCCCTCCCCAAGGGCAGAGCTGGTTGAGGGAGGCAAGGAGGTGGTGGCAGAGCCGAGCTGCCTGGgtgccctcagctgctgtgctctggtgGCACCCCTCAGTGTCCGCTTCCTGATGTGCTGGAGCGGCTTGGAGCTAGGCAGCCTGTTTGATGCCAGTCGTACCGGAGGAAGCTAGCTGGGGAACAGGTTTGTCTTtgatttcagaacaaaatgtgtTAGAAACCCTGGAAACGGCTGAGCGGTGATTCAGACCAGGCTCAGGAAGCAAAACTGCCCCAGCGAGAGCTGGAGGGAAGTCATTAGCGCGGCGCGTAGCCACTTAGCTGCTCTTGGATCCCAAACTCCAAATAACTCATCCCCGGCGATGGATAATTCACCCCACTTGTTAGTGAGCACATCTGAGCCAGGTGTGATGCGTGCGCACGGCGTGCCAGGCAAGCCACGCTCCCAGCACAAAACCTGGAGGCGAGGAACTCGTGTGCGGCTGTCGGGTCCGGGGCTGCCCTCCTCTGCCGGGGCAAGTATTCTGCCTGCACCAGAGGCTCTCCGCTGCAAAATAGGGCAAAGGCAGCTCCTGGGTTAGAAGCATGGCCCAGGCTGGACCCGGgctggctctgcccctgctcagcCTTGTCCTGCAGCACCAACTCCAGCAAAGGCAACGAGGTGACGCCGGGGCTGTTCCTGGCACCGTGTAGTGctcaggggcagggagggagcagcgtGGCAGACTCGGTGCCGTTCCTCCCGGGGAAGCCTTGCTTCTGCCCGCAGATCAGAGGGGGCTGCACACGGGACGGCTCCACGCAGCTCCTGCCACGCGCCGCCAAAGCGCCCTGGCGCCGTGCTCGCGTGGCAGCCGCACATCTGCGCTGCGTGCAGCGGGGTGGGGAGACGGGCACGCTGGtgacaacagcaacaaaccCTTCCAGTCACAACATCGCCGGGAGGGTGTGCAATTACAGGCTGAGGCTGCGGTGTGCGCTAAATATAGAGCCCTGGTCCTCGCACACTTAAGGAAACAAATGATCTGATGAGCatctttctgctgaaatatgAGCCCATTTATTAAGCTAAATGGACGTGAAATGCAAATGTGGGGTtacttcttcagctttttccaaataataattaaagCCTTTTGGGACTGCTCATTAGGCATGTTTGCTGTGACTCCCCACCCGCTCTGGGTGCGGGACCCCGGGGAGGGTTCCTGGTGTGAGTGCAGGCAAGCCCCGGGCCTGACAGAAGAGCCCTGCTCTGGTGGCACTTGTGCTGCACAAGTGCACCCGACCTCAAAAAGCATATCAAGCAAGCACGACACGCGGGAGCTGTGTGCGCCTGGGGCTGGGACGTGGCCGTGCTCCCGGCCCCCCGGGACGGCCGCCTTCGCCCCCACAGCCTCACAGCTCTCTGCTCCCACCAGGTGAAGAGCGTGAACCTGTCGGACGGCGAGGTGCTCTCCATCCGCGGCGTGGACGACGACAGCCTGGTGGTGCTGGCCAACCAGACGCTGCTGGTGGAGGGCCAGGTGATCCGCAGCCCCACCAACACCATCTCCGTCTACTTCCGCACCTTCCAGGACGAGGCGGTGGGCACCTTCCAGCTCCACTACCAGGGTAGGTGCCCCCCGCCGGCTCCTCGGCCCCGCGGGGTGGGAACGTGCTGGGCTCTGACCCCGAGGCCGTGCaccagccagggcaggagcgAGCAGCAGCCTCCGTGGTGCCCTGGAGCAGAGGGTGTGACATGCACTGTGGTGGTTGTGCTCCTCGCCCCATTGCTGTCCCCATTCGGCAGCTCTTGCTGCACAGACTCTGACTAAAtgtctattttttccttgagaagccataaaaaatgcatgtgttCAAGcaaatttattctaaaatagaAACTGGGTCTGCCCAAAAGCAGTAACAGGTGCAAAAGCAGCGGCGGGGTGCAGCCGGCCCTGCAGCGGGTGCTGCCCGTGGCACCGTGGGCGCATCCAGCACGCCCTCGGTGCTCAGCCCCGGCCACGGGGTGCCTCGGAGCAGCCCAGCCTCGAGCCGTGCGGTGTCGTTCCAGTGTTcatgctgagctgcagctttcCACGGAGACCCGACTTCGGAGAGGTCACCGTCATGGACCTGCACTCGGGGGGGATCGCCCACTTTCACTGCCACCTGGGCTACGAGCTGCAGGGCCCCAAGGTGCTCACGTGCATCAACGCCTCTCGGCCTCACTGGAGCAGCCCAGAACCGATCTGCTCAGGTGCGAGCCTTGCTGGCTGGGGGGGTGTCGGCTCCCCGCTGAGCTCAGCGGGGCGTCTCCCCCCTCTGCGGTGCAGAAGCCCCCCCATAAATAAGCGCACGGCCCCGTGCCCCTGCCCTCACCTCGCCCGTGCTCTGCATTGGCAGCGCCCTGCGGCGGCACCGTGCACAACGCCACCATCGGCCGCGTCCTCTCGCCCAGCTACACGGGCAACCAGTCGAGCAGCATGTACTGCGTGTGGACCATCGGGGCCCCCCCGGGCCAGAAGCTGCACCTGCACTTCgagaagctgctgctgaccGAGAAGGACAGGTGAGGTGCTGGGAGCCCGCGGCGGGGTCTGCGCCGAGCTTTGTTCCGCTCAGGGTGAGGAGCAGAGTGTTTTTTGGGGGCTGCCCAAGTATCACCAAAGCTTGGAAGCCCCggctgggctcagccccacctcctgccctcctggtgCCAGGGCTGTGGGTGTCCCGGGGGCAGCGCCGGGAGGAGACCTGGTGAGGAAGGGGCAGAGGAAGGTCCCGGTGCAGGAGAGGAGGTCTCTGGCTGAGGCATTCAAGCACTCAGGAGGCAAGGTCTCTGAGCAAAAAGGGCTGCTTGCTGTCCTGAGGAcgtgctcctggtgctggggggtCATGCAGGTGCCCTGCCCTCGCCacgtgcagggtgctgcagcgTGCTGGGTCACGCTCGTCCTCTCCTCCCCCCGACCACCCCGTGCCCAGCACTGCTCTTCACCAGGGCACAAGAAGCTGCAGGTCCCGGGCCGTCAGCATCCGTAACAGAAAGCACACGCTTATGGCACTGATGCTTGTGTTTAAAGAGCGTTAGAATCTGGTCTGGCAACAGGCAGTAAAGCAGGTTTATGGCTTGTAGGAAAGCCAAAGGATAAAGCTCCTGTTTATGGCACAGTAAAAGAGACTTTTCTGGTTGGTGAAGTTCCGTTTGcctgatttctttaaaatgccgTGTTCTGGGCGCACCGGGGAGCAGGCGCTGGTGCGAGGAGGAAGGGCTGGGTCCCCTGCAGCCCCgtgtgtccccatccccagcaggcACCGCGTCCCCCAGTGCCTCCCTCCCTGGGAGCGGGTCCCAGGGGCCGGGAGCCAGGTCCGGGGCTGGCCAGGGAAGTGGTGCTGTCCCCGCAGGGACCTGGCAGAGCTCCCCCTGTAACGCACCGTGTGCCCCGGTGCAGGATGGTGGTGTACAGCGGGGACTCCAACCGCTCCGCCGTGCTCTACGACTCCCTGCGAGCCGACAGCGTGCCCTTCGAAGGGGTGATCAGCGACGGCTCCTCCATCCGGATCGACTTCCTCGCCGAGgagcccgccgccgccaccgccttCAACATCCGCTTCGAAGGTGACCCCCCCGTCGCGGCAGACCCGAGGGCAGCGGGcggtgggggctgcaggaggggtcCCAGCCCCCATGCTCCGTGCGCTGCCGtccccgtggtgctgggcacgCAGGGCTCTCCAAACCTCCTGGGGCTGCGGCAGCTTTGGGGAATGTGTTTCCCTAGCAAGAAACAGGAATAGTGAAATCCCGTTTGCTCCAACAGAGGGCCGTGTTGGTAAGCGTagtgcctgtgggaggtgtcTGTGTGCCTGGCACAGGGCTCCTCCGAACCCGACCCGAAAATGCCAGCAGGCTGTGGGAGGTGCGCAGCCCCCACGGCCAAAGGCCCCGTCTGCCCCCGTCCCTCGGTGCCACGCAGGGCCGGGCTTGTCCTGACCCCTGCCCTGTGCACGTCGCCTGCCCTCCCTTGGTCACCGCATCCATCACGCTGGGTGTCAAAAGCTGTTGTGATGGTTCCTGCAAAATTCTTTCCTCGTGCTGGTTGAGTTGCCTGCCTGTTATTTAAGTCCCACATTTCTGAAGTGTAATAATCTGTGCCCAGAGTCAACAGCTATATTTTTACACTTCCAAAACCTTCTGGCAAACCATCAAACCATGCTGGCCCCCTCGTGCCTGCCACCCACAGCACTCTCGGCTTCAGGGGGGTAGGACCCAGCGCCCTCACTCCTTCCCAAAGGAAGAAGCGGGGTTTGGTTAAGCCTGCGTGGCTCAGGACAGATAAGCGATTGTTAATCCTAAAGTACAACTTGGAAGAGGCATTCGTGTGGCAGCGTGGCTGTGCATggtggggacagagggacaggtttctggcagagccctggggctcctccaccacccccgaagctgggagcagggagggtcgaggagctgggaggcagcGCCGTCCCCAGCCAGCTCCGTGCCCGCACCACTACCGGGGGTTTCTCTCACAGCCTTCGAGCGGGGCCACTGCTACGAGCCCTACATTCAGAACGGGAACTTCACCACCTCCGACCCCACCTACAACCTGGGCACCACCGTGGAGTTCACGTGCGACCCCGGGCACTCCCTGGAGCAGGGCCCCGCCGTCATCGAGTGTGTCAACATGCGGGACCCCTACTGGAACGACACGGAGCCGCTGTGCCGCGGTGAGTGCCCTGCCACGGGGCGACGCCGGGCCCTGCACCGATGGCACGGGCACCGTCTGACCCTGcctgcctctcctgcagccaTGTGCGGGGGGGAGCTGACGGCCGTGGCCGGGGTGATCCTGTCCCCCAACTGGCCGGAGCCCTACGCAGAGGGAGAGGACTGCATCTGGAGGGTGCACGTGGGCGAGGAGAAGCGGCTGTTCCTGGACATCCAGCTGTGAGTAGTTCCTGGGCACCGCTGCatggccctgccctgccactgCCCGGCCCAGCCCGCTCCgctgcagcatccccctgcccaggggccagctctgcttctgttctCCCCCCTCGGTGCTTCTCTAATCCCCTGCAGTGTGCTCAGCACCCAGAGGGAGGCACCAAGTGCTGCTCCAGAAAGTCAAAGTGCTGTTGCAGCTTCCATTGCCTTGCAGCTTCCATTACCTTGCAGCACCCATCGCGTTGCAGCACCCATCGCCTTGCAGCACCCATCACATTGCAGCACCCATCGCCTTGCAGCATCCATCACATTGCAGTATCCATTGCCTCGCAGCACCCATCGCCTCGCAGCATCCATCCATAGTTAATTGCTCCTGAGATGGCTCCTGGGCCTCTCCCCAGCAAAGCCGGCGGGAGCAGCGCCACAGCAGGACGCAGCCACGCGCGGCTCAGAGCAAAGCACAGCCTCATCGTGAGCTGGTTCATCCGGGGCTGGAAAAGCCTAGGGAGATCCACGAGGAGGAAACCTCAGCTGGGTGCCTGGGCTGATGTGATGCAGGCGGCGCGGGGAGGCAAACGGGGGGGTGAGGAGGCAGGCGAGGCTCTGCCCGgctcctctgtgctgccttctTGCTCCTGTGAGACCTGCATCGCTTCACCAAACGCACCAGTTCCCCTCTGACTACCTGCCCACCCGTGCTGCTCAGGAGCTCCTCGTGTtggggcagcccctggccaCCTCTGCCCGGGCGGGGGCAGGCACCGCGTCCTCACCGCACCTCTGGGTGCTCGGAGGGCAGTGGGTTTTGGCAGCGGGGGGGAGCCTTTGGCGTGATAAGGCTGCCATGCAAAGGGAATCTCCTCCAGTGCTATTCTGGGTTTTCAAGAGGGAGGGCGTTTTTTCAAGTATGGGCTTAGAGTCGTAAAGGTTTTAAGGCTTTCTGTAAAAATCACAAGTCAGAGCTCCCAGCGCAGCTCTTCCGGATTTGTGGGCGCTTGGGCTGAGCAGAACTGGAGGCCAGGCGATTTGAAGTCATCAAACATAAATGTCACCGAGAAAATCATGTttgacagaaagcagagatttaCTACAAATGTCAGCTTGCCATGGGGATTAACTGGGCGCCTTCCAAGAACATTCTTAATAAAATGTTTGGGGATCAGCTCAGGCGTCTCCAAACAAGGCCGAATTAGACGGACGGATGTGCAGGGCAGGGGTCCTGCGGTGACCGAACATGTCCCGGGCCCATGGGTACCGAGCGGATGCAGGTGGCCGGATCCTGCCGggagcctggctgcagcaccccagcaccatcctgcaCGGGGCTGGGCAAAGGCAGCACCAGCTCTGGCCCCAGGGTGCTACGAGGATGCTTGCTTGGGCCATTGCACAGGACATCCATGGGCAGGAGCCTGGGCTTAGCAGGGGAGGTTGCTTCAGCCTCAAACCTGGCGGAGACGTCTCCTGCGGGGCCGGAGCACCCTGGTGCTGTGCCCTGCCCACGGGGAAGGGGAGGACGTGGTGTCCCAGCCTCTGTCCCTCCGTGAGCTGGGCGCTGGGTGCGCTCCCGGTGCTGGTGAGCCCTGCTGGCCGGCAGGACGGGGCAGGACGGCAAGGAGCAGGGGACTCGTGTGCCCTTTGCTGGGGAGAGAGGCGAGAGCCCTTCTGTCCCAGCCAGTGCCTTTTGTCCCCAGTGCCCCTTGTCCCCTCCTGCttggggggcagctggggacagccccatccctgctgcaaGGGGGGTGGACAGGGGATGCGGCCGGCGCTGCGCTGCTGGCTCAGGAGCAGGGCTTGCTGCCTGCAtgtcctccctccctgccctcgctctgtgccctccctgccttctctccctgccttctctccctccctgtccTCCCCCCGTGCCCTCCccgccacccccagccccgccgctcCATGGGCGGCCCCGCACCGCTCCCTGCTGCGGCTGGGGCACGGCGGgggtccccccagccccacggagcCGGTGCCCCTCCCCTGGGGATGCTGGCCCAGGGATGCTGAGATGCTGGATGCTCGGACCCtcctcagcaccagcagcagggagctggggccggggctggcggcggggctgccgctggaggagcaggggtgCTGACcccctggggacaggcagcccTAGGGCCGAGCCCTAGGAAGGGGTGTGGGTGGCGCTGGGGCAGCAGGTCACCTCGCTGCCCCTCGGTCCCGCAGCACTGCGTGCGGCTGACCGCCTGCCCAAGCTGACCgagctctgctttccagcctgaacctcaCCAACAGCGACATCCTCACCATTTACGACGGGGACGAGCTCACCGCCCGCATCCTGGGGCAGTACGTCGGCAGCAGCGGCCCCCAGAAGCTCTACTCGTCCAGCCCCGACCTCACCATCCAGTTCCACTCGGACCCCGCTGGGCTCATCTTCGGGAAGGGGCAAGGATTCATCATGAACTACATAGGTAGGGGGTGAGGGGGGCGGTGGGCACAGGGCACCACAACgtgcagctgctccaggctggTTCTGCAAGAGGGCAGTGGCATTTTGGGCCCAGTGCAACTGCAGAGcagaacagggagagaaaaactGCAGGGAATCGGGGTGCAGGActcctgcacacacacacactctgtCGGGCACAGAGCCGATGGCACCGAGGCACTGCAGTGAAGCACAGTCCAGGGGAGGTCACTAAAGCCGGTCCCCATGTGGGCTCCAGACGTCCCCACCTCCTTGCTCTGGCCACGGCTTGCACGACACCTGGAGACGTCTGTTCACATCGTCCTTTGGCACAGCCACATCTGCCAGAGCGGGTGCCCAAGGAAGGGACAAGGACTGGAAGGGCTCTCCTGCCCCGGCTGCCTGCAGTCTCgctgcctgcctccctgcccgccTGTCTTCCCCCGGCAGGCTTCTTCCAAGCACGTTCCCTTTCTGCTGCCGACAGCCCCAGTTAGAGCAAGCAGAGCGAGCTGCAGTGCACATCACCTGCACGGCCCCGGGTCCCTGCTGCAGCGCTCGGccaggctctgcctgcaggagacCCTCGCCGGAGCAGCCCAGCtcaccagcaggagctgcaccgCTGGTTTCATGCACCTGCAGTCAGAACAGAGCCTGGCGTTCCCAGGTTGCTCTTTTCATACAGACCCCAGGGAAGGCACCGCCTTcatcagcacagccctggcctGACTTGAGGGTCAGAGGCCGGGGAGACTCAAAGaccccccccggctgccccttccccctgcccagAGGATACCCCGCGCAGCCTGGGCTGCCGGCTGGGCTGCTTGCAGTGCACGGGGCCGCAGAGCTGTAGGGAGGGATGCGCGGCAGCGAGGAGCCGCGtgtccctgggcagcagctccggGGGTGGCAGCCAGCACCTCCGTCTGCCTGCAGAGGTGTCCCGCAACGACTCCTGCTCCGACCTGCCCGAGATCCAGAACGGCTGGAAGACCACGTCGCACACGGAGCTGGTGCGAGGGGCCAAGATCACCTACCAGTGTGACCCGGGGTACGACATCGTGGGGAGCGACACCCTCACCTGCCAGTGGGACCTCAGCTGGAGCAGCGACCCCCCCTTCTGCGAAAAGAGTAAGTGCCCCTTgcactgccctgccctgctccgcCGGCCCTGAGCAATGTGCTGGCTGTCCCGACCATGCCCACAGGACCCCCACCGCATTCCCAGGACCCTCACCACGTCCCCAGGACCCACACCACGTCCCCAGGACCCACACCACGTCCCCAGGACCAACACCACATCCCCTTCACAGTGGCTGCCGGGTCGCAGCCCCGAGCTCATGACCCAGACGGCCTCTTTTCCCCAGTTATGTACTGCACGGACCCGGGGGAGGTGGAGCACTCGACCCGCCTCATCTCCGAcccggtgctgctggtggggaccACCATCCAGTACACCTGCAACCCCGGCTTCGTGCTGGAGGGCAGCTCGCTGCTGACCTGCTACAGCCGCGAGACGGGGACGCCCATCTGGACCTCGCGGCTCCCGCACTGTGTCTGTAAGTCCGCTGCGGTGGGgcagcttctcctcctgccctgccactCCTCCACTCCTGGGGGCCCTGGGACCTTCCCTGCACCAAGACCGTGCCCAGCCACCTGCAGTGGTGCAGGGTTTCACCTTGCCGGCAGGCTGGGTGCGATCTCAGgagctgcctccccagcccttGGGCTCACCCGGGGTGTGTTGTTCCCTCCCAGCCGAGGAGTCGCTGGCGTGCGACAACCCGGGACTGCCAGAAAACGGCTACCAAATACTCTACAAACGCCTCTACCTGCCCGGCGAGTCCCTGACCTTCATGTGCTACGAGGGCTTCGAGCTCATGGGGGAGGTCACCATCAAGTGCATCCTGGGCCAGCCGTCGCACTGGAGCGGCCCCCTGCCCATCTGCAAAGGTAGCGGCACAGCGGGGGCGCGGGGGCAACCTGCGTCTGTGCCGGGCACCCTCGGCTGGCCCGGGGAGGGGGAGCCAAGCCTGTGGCCACCACATGGGGTGCGCTGGGCTGTCTGCTTGCTTTCCTTGTGCTGCTCTCCCCGGAGCCGTTTGCCCAGGCTGAGCAGCGGTGCTTCCCCCGGGTGTCCACATGGGCTGAGGCGGGAGAGGTCGGCCCTGGGAACTACCCTGGGCTCTGGTCTGAGCAGGCTCCGGTTGCAGTGTGCCTTCTGGACACGGAGGGCCCTCCTGTTGCCACTAAGCTGCAGGGATGGGTTGTTCTTAATTCCTGCTTAATTCCTAATTACATGGAAATGCTCTCGAGCAGTGGCAC
This genomic window contains:
- the SEZ6L gene encoding seizure 6-like protein isoform X2, with the protein product MPGPRGLCLLALLLGGPAAPRPDGRPEAALLPASPDPSGAEQPADEAVGSAGGPGHGAALNLLPPAEDGAEPAAEGPTLPTRSHVPPAPAAAPGADAKQAVKKKLPAPKQANAARKHLKPKPTLPGPPKAVSVPGSRLPVSSQEPPVPAEAAAGGDTPRPSPPELPWGGRDPTSRPVLQISPSTLPPAAARPFPSGPGDASTAPTAAPTGAAVNRTDSAESEGNGSTLEESQETTTSTIITTTVITTEPTPVRCSVSFYDPEGYIDSTDYPPLPLHSYLECTYNVTVYTGYGVELQVKSVNLSDGEVLSIRGVDDDSLVVLANQTLLVEGQVIRSPTNTISVYFRTFQDEAVGTFQLHYQVFMLSCSFPRRPDFGEVTVMDLHSGGIAHFHCHLGYELQGPKVLTCINASRPHWSSPEPICSAPCGGTVHNATIGRVLSPSYTGNQSSSMYCVWTIGAPPGQKLHLHFEKLLLTEKDRMVVYSGDSNRSAVLYDSLRADSVPFEGVISDGSSIRIDFLAEEPAAATAFNIRFEAFERGHCYEPYIQNGNFTTSDPTYNLGTTVEFTCDPGHSLEQGPAVIECVNMRDPYWNDTEPLCRAMCGGELTAVAGVILSPNWPEPYAEGEDCIWRVHVGEEKRLFLDIQLLNLTNSDILTIYDGDELTARILGQYVGSSGPQKLYSSSPDLTIQFHSDPAGLIFGKGQGFIMNYIEVSRNDSCSDLPEIQNGWKTTSHTELVRGAKITYQCDPGYDIVGSDTLTCQWDLSWSSDPPFCEKIMYCTDPGEVEHSTRLISDPVLLVGTTIQYTCNPGFVLEGSSLLTCYSRETGTPIWTSRLPHCVSEESLACDNPGLPENGYQILYKRLYLPGESLTFMCYEGFELMGEVTIKCILGQPSHWSGPLPICKVNQDSFEHALEAEAAAETSLEGGNMALAIFIPVLIISLLLGGAYIYVTRCRYYSSLRLPLMYSHPYSQITVETEFDNPIYETGETREYEVSI
- the SEZ6L gene encoding seizure 6-like protein isoform X1, producing the protein MPGPRGLCLLALLLGGPAAPRPDGRPEAALLPASPDPSGAEQPADEAVGSAGGPGHGAALNLLPPAEDGAEPAAEGPTLPTRSHVPPAPAAAPGADAKQAVKKKLPAPKQANAARKHLKPKPTLPGPPKAVSVPGSRLPVSSQEPPVPAEAAAGGDTPRPSPPELPWGGRDPTSRPVLQISPSTLPPAAARPFPSGPGDASTAPTAAPTGAAVNRTDSAESEGNGSTLEESQETTTSTIITTTVITTEPTPVRCSVSFYDPEGYIDSTDYPPLPLHSYLECTYNVTVYTGYGVELQVKSVNLSDGEVLSIRGVDDDSLVVLANQTLLVEGQVIRSPTNTISVYFRTFQDEAVGTFQLHYQVFMLSCSFPRRPDFGEVTVMDLHSGGIAHFHCHLGYELQGPKVLTCINASRPHWSSPEPICSAPCGGTVHNATIGRVLSPSYTGNQSSSMYCVWTIGAPPGQKLHLHFEKLLLTEKDRMVVYSGDSNRSAVLYDSLRADSVPFEGVISDGSSIRIDFLAEEPAAATAFNIRFEAFERGHCYEPYIQNGNFTTSDPTYNLGTTVEFTCDPGHSLEQGPAVIECVNMRDPYWNDTEPLCRAMCGGELTAVAGVILSPNWPEPYAEGEDCIWRVHVGEEKRLFLDIQLLNLTNSDILTIYDGDELTARILGQYVGSSGPQKLYSSSPDLTIQFHSDPAGLIFGKGQGFIMNYIEVSRNDSCSDLPEIQNGWKTTSHTELVRGAKITYQCDPGYDIVGSDTLTCQWDLSWSSDPPFCEKIMYCTDPGEVEHSTRLISDPVLLVGTTIQYTCNPGFVLEGSSLLTCYSRETGTPIWTSRLPHCVSEESLACDNPGLPENGYQILYKRLYLPGESLTFMCYEGFELMGEVTIKCILGQPSHWSGPLPICKVNQDSFEHALEVAEAAAETSLEGGNMALAIFIPVLIISLLLGGAYIYVTRCRYYSSLRLPLMYSHPYSQITVETEFDNPIYETGETREYEVSI